From the genome of Streptomyces sp. NBC_00659, one region includes:
- a CDS encoding IS3 family transposase (programmed frameshift) — protein sequence MGTYKYSAEFRADAVALARSSGRPVSRIAAELGVNHETLRQWIKAAEKAERPEAVAESAKNAEIVALRKQVRELEMERDILRRAAKYFGGRDELVSRFEFVADHRDAFGVKRLCTVLNLSRSGFCRWLKTASARAAKKAAAAALTRRIRKVHAESGRTYGAKRITAELRAGGVMVNRKRVERLMRQHAIQGRRLKRRHRTTIPDPATQAVPDLLRRDFTASAADRAWVGDITYLPIAGGKFLYLATVIDVFSRRLLGWSMADHMRAELVTDALIAAIRTRGRQVDGVIFHSDHGAQYGSKAFADACHQAGILRSMGAVGTSADNAAAESFFASLKREILPSRRGWPTERAARLAVFRWLGFYNHRRRHSTIGYLAPVAFEQRSTTLAIAA from the exons GTGGGGACCTACAAGTACTCGGCGGAGTTCCGGGCCGACGCGGTGGCGCTGGCTCGTTCGTCGGGCCGGCCCGTCTCACGCATCGCCGCCGAGCTCGGCGTGAATCACGAGACTCTGCGACAGTGGATCAAGGCCGCGGAGAAGGCAGAGAGGCCCGAGGCGGTCGCGGAGTCCGCGAAGAACGCGGAGATCGTGGCCTTGCGCAAGCAGGTCCGCGAGCTGGAGATGGAACGCGACATCCTGCGCCGGGCGGCCAAGTATTTTG GCGGGCGAGACGAACTGGTGAGCCGCTTCGAGTTCGTTGCCGACCATCGCGACGCCTTCGGCGTGAAGCGGCTGTGCACCGTGCTGAATCTGTCCCGGTCCGGGTTCTGCCGATGGCTGAAGACCGCGTCGGCGCGGGCAGCGAAGAAGGCCGCCGCCGCAGCGCTCACCCGGCGGATACGCAAGGTCCACGCAGAGTCCGGGAGGACGTACGGAGCCAAGCGGATCACCGCCGAGCTCCGCGCAGGCGGTGTGATGGTGAACCGCAAGCGCGTCGAGCGGCTCATGCGCCAACACGCGATCCAGGGGCGGAGGTTGAAGCGGCGGCACCGCACCACGATCCCGGACCCCGCCACCCAGGCGGTGCCCGATCTGCTGCGGCGCGACTTCACCGCGTCCGCCGCCGACCGGGCATGGGTCGGTGACATCACCTATCTGCCCATCGCCGGCGGGAAATTCCTGTATCTGGCCACCGTCATCGACGTGTTCTCCCGTCGCCTGCTGGGCTGGTCGATGGCCGATCACATGCGGGCCGAGCTCGTCACCGACGCGCTCATCGCGGCCATCCGCACTCGCGGCAGACAGGTGGACGGCGTCATTTTCCACAGCGATCACGGGGCTCAGTACGGTTCGAAGGCATTCGCCGACGCCTGCCACCAGGCCGGGATTCTCCGATCCATGGGAGCGGTCGGTACCTCCGCGGACAACGCCGCCGCAGAGTCGTTCTTCGCCTCGCTCAAGCGGGAGATCCTTCCCAGCCGGCGCGGCTGGCCGACAGAACGAGCCGCCCGGCTCGCGGTCTTCCGCTGGCTCGGCTTCTACAACCACCGGCGCAGGCACTCCACGATCGGCTACCTCGCGCCAGTCGCCTTCGAACAGAGATCAACTACGCTGGCCATCGCTGCATGA